From one Eucalyptus grandis isolate ANBG69807.140 chromosome 9, ASM1654582v1, whole genome shotgun sequence genomic stretch:
- the LOC104418283 gene encoding box C/D snoRNA protein 1 isoform X2 — protein sequence MEDQAEENVDTPLAKQQALLCQECEKNPSKYKCPACFFRSCSLLCVNAHKHRTGCNGKKNQTEFIPLSQFNDNVLLSDYNLLEEVKRVTEAAHRTRTKLSVHPYFKLPFPLQNLRRAAASRRTKLLLLPSGLSRRGRNQSRYEQRKKFISWTIEWRFHSTDVVLCDHGIHEDMTLRTVIEKHLKPGPWNHQLKHFCDEQLDNLRLFIRKYPKGPKSPFKELDINTPLRQLLANVVILEYPVMHVFLPSHSCDFEVVKDGRAITPKSDLQCSVGSGNSNVHGVHFREEIIEDNGCLESRVCDLMQQGNSSGGSQFSHQNIKASSGPLAGHVSGLSEPLPSNVGDSWIIEDMEIDFDQGLIDAYSNLIAQMNPDDFLELDDELARKGREEREGLPGGCNLTPVVDELEEGEILE from the exons ATGGAAGATCAAGCAGAAGAAAATGTGGACACACCACTTGCGAAGCAACAGGCTCTTCTATGTCAAGAGTGTGAAAAGAACCCATCAAAATACAAGTGTCCTGCATGTTTTTTCCGCTCATGTAGCCTTCTGTGCGTAAATGCTCATAAACACCGTACTGGCTGCAATGGCAAGAAGAATCAGACTGAGttcatccctctctctcaatttaatGACAATGTTCTCCTCTCTg ACTATAATTTGCTCGAGGAAGTGAAGAGGGTGACTGAAGCTGCTCACAGAACAAGAACTAAATTAAGTGTGCATCCTTATTTTAAGCTGCCGTTTCCCCTCCAAAACCTCCGGCGTGCAGCTGCTAGTAGGAGAACGAAACTCTTGCTCCTTCCAAGTGGACTGTCAAGAAGGGGCCGAAATCAGTCTCGATATGAGCAAAG gaagaaatttATTTCATGGACAATTGAATGGCGCTTTCACTCGACAGATGTGGTATTATGTGACCATGG AATACATGAGGACATGACCCTTCGTACTGTCATTGAGAAACATCTGAAACCTGGTCCATGGAACCATCAGCTAAAGCATTTTTGTGATGAACAGCTGGACAATCTCAGACTTTTTATTCGTAAATATCCAAAG GGTCCCAAATCACCTTTCAAGGAGTTGGACATAAACACCCCTCTTAGGCAACTATTGGCAAATGTTGTCATCTTAGAATATCCTGTGATGCACGTCTTCCTTCCATCACACAGTTGTGATTTTGAAGTTGTGAAAGACGGGAGAGCCATCACTCCTAAATCAGATTTGCAGTGCTCTGTCGGAAGTGGTAATTCAAATGTGCATGGTGTCCACTTCAGGGAGGAGATTATTGAAGATAATGGCTGTTTGGAATCGCGGGTGTGTGACCTAATGCAGCAAGGGAACTCAAGTGGAGGATCTCAGTTTTCCCATCAAAATATAAAAGCATCAAGTGGGCCCTTGGCAGGACATGTATCTGGACTAAGTGAACCACTTCCCTCCAATGTTGGGGACTCATGGATTATTGAGGACATGGAAATTGACTTCGATCAGGGACTGATAGATGCCTACTCAAATCTCATTGCACAAATGAATCCCGATGATTTTCTTGAATTGGATGATGAGCTTGCCAGAAAAGgtagagaagaaagagaaggctTACCTGGAGGGTGCAACTTAACACCAGTGGTGGATGAATTAGAGGAAGGCGAGATTTTGGAATGA
- the LOC104418283 gene encoding box C/D snoRNA protein 1 isoform X1, with product MLRRENFGPSPKSSGGVHKEKDRENMEDQAEENVDTPLAKQQALLCQECEKNPSKYKCPACFFRSCSLLCVNAHKHRTGCNGKKNQTEFIPLSQFNDNVLLSDYNLLEEVKRVTEAAHRTRTKLSVHPYFKLPFPLQNLRRAAASRRTKLLLLPSGLSRRGRNQSRYEQRKKFISWTIEWRFHSTDVVLCDHGIHEDMTLRTVIEKHLKPGPWNHQLKHFCDEQLDNLRLFIRKYPKGPKSPFKELDINTPLRQLLANVVILEYPVMHVFLPSHSCDFEVVKDGRAITPKSDLQCSVGSGNSNVHGVHFREEIIEDNGCLESRVCDLMQQGNSSGGSQFSHQNIKASSGPLAGHVSGLSEPLPSNVGDSWIIEDMEIDFDQGLIDAYSNLIAQMNPDDFLELDDELARKGREEREGLPGGCNLTPVVDELEEGEILE from the exons ATgttaagaagagaaaattttggGCCTTCTCCAAAGTCGAGTGGAGGAGTCCACAAAGAAAAAGACAGAGAAAAC ATGGAAGATCAAGCAGAAGAAAATGTGGACACACCACTTGCGAAGCAACAGGCTCTTCTATGTCAAGAGTGTGAAAAGAACCCATCAAAATACAAGTGTCCTGCATGTTTTTTCCGCTCATGTAGCCTTCTGTGCGTAAATGCTCATAAACACCGTACTGGCTGCAATGGCAAGAAGAATCAGACTGAGttcatccctctctctcaatttaatGACAATGTTCTCCTCTCTg ACTATAATTTGCTCGAGGAAGTGAAGAGGGTGACTGAAGCTGCTCACAGAACAAGAACTAAATTAAGTGTGCATCCTTATTTTAAGCTGCCGTTTCCCCTCCAAAACCTCCGGCGTGCAGCTGCTAGTAGGAGAACGAAACTCTTGCTCCTTCCAAGTGGACTGTCAAGAAGGGGCCGAAATCAGTCTCGATATGAGCAAAG gaagaaatttATTTCATGGACAATTGAATGGCGCTTTCACTCGACAGATGTGGTATTATGTGACCATGG AATACATGAGGACATGACCCTTCGTACTGTCATTGAGAAACATCTGAAACCTGGTCCATGGAACCATCAGCTAAAGCATTTTTGTGATGAACAGCTGGACAATCTCAGACTTTTTATTCGTAAATATCCAAAG GGTCCCAAATCACCTTTCAAGGAGTTGGACATAAACACCCCTCTTAGGCAACTATTGGCAAATGTTGTCATCTTAGAATATCCTGTGATGCACGTCTTCCTTCCATCACACAGTTGTGATTTTGAAGTTGTGAAAGACGGGAGAGCCATCACTCCTAAATCAGATTTGCAGTGCTCTGTCGGAAGTGGTAATTCAAATGTGCATGGTGTCCACTTCAGGGAGGAGATTATTGAAGATAATGGCTGTTTGGAATCGCGGGTGTGTGACCTAATGCAGCAAGGGAACTCAAGTGGAGGATCTCAGTTTTCCCATCAAAATATAAAAGCATCAAGTGGGCCCTTGGCAGGACATGTATCTGGACTAAGTGAACCACTTCCCTCCAATGTTGGGGACTCATGGATTATTGAGGACATGGAAATTGACTTCGATCAGGGACTGATAGATGCCTACTCAAATCTCATTGCACAAATGAATCCCGATGATTTTCTTGAATTGGATGATGAGCTTGCCAGAAAAGgtagagaagaaagagaaggctTACCTGGAGGGTGCAACTTAACACCAGTGGTGGATGAATTAGAGGAAGGCGAGATTTTGGAATGA